A single Nisaea sp. DNA region contains:
- a CDS encoding hybrid-cluster NAD(P)-dependent oxidoreductase produces the protein MAASSPIRDAGVWHDSEPLECVSVLPEAPHTATFTFRAPSGALFDFQAGQFLTLEIPTPGGPIHRTYTISSSPSRPRSISITAKAQETSVGTRWMIDNLGPGMKIKAIGPAGLFCMAQHPAEKYLFISAGSGITPMMSMSTYMFDLGIRSDVVLINCARRPSEIIFRERLEHMASRDPGIDLKFVVEEPDIYRPWTGYQGMFNQLMLGLMTPDYLEREVFCCGPEPFMQAVRDALAGFGFDMDHYHQESFRAPVAKEEDIPEHDDTVPEEGAKAEIVFAASGVTGHCAQTDTVLAAAKASGLNIPSGCTFGVCGTCRIKKLSGEVHMVHNGGISEDDIEAGYILACCSNPIGRIEVEV, from the coding sequence ATGGCCGCCTCATCGCCTATTCGGGATGCAGGAGTCTGGCACGATAGCGAGCCTTTGGAATGCGTCTCCGTGCTGCCGGAGGCTCCGCATACCGCGACCTTCACCTTCAGGGCCCCATCCGGAGCCTTGTTCGACTTTCAGGCCGGTCAGTTCCTGACGCTCGAGATCCCAACACCCGGTGGCCCCATCCACCGGACTTACACGATCTCCTCCTCGCCCTCTCGACCAAGGTCGATTTCGATCACCGCCAAGGCGCAGGAGACCAGCGTCGGCACCCGCTGGATGATCGACAATCTCGGCCCCGGTATGAAGATAAAGGCCATCGGCCCGGCCGGGCTGTTCTGCATGGCGCAGCACCCGGCGGAGAAATACCTCTTCATATCCGCCGGATCGGGCATCACGCCGATGATGTCCATGTCCACCTACATGTTCGATCTTGGCATCCGTTCGGACGTGGTGCTGATCAATTGCGCCCGGCGCCCGTCGGAGATCATCTTCCGAGAACGGCTTGAACATATGGCGAGCCGGGATCCGGGCATCGACCTCAAATTCGTCGTTGAGGAACCTGATATCTACCGGCCCTGGACCGGTTATCAGGGCATGTTCAACCAGCTCATGCTCGGTTTGATGACACCGGATTATCTTGAGCGCGAAGTATTCTGCTGCGGCCCTGAGCCGTTCATGCAGGCCGTGCGCGACGCGCTCGCCGGCTTCGGCTTCGACATGGACCACTACCATCAGGAAAGCTTCCGGGCGCCGGTCGCCAAGGAAGAGGATATTCCGGAGCACGACGATACGGTTCCCGAGGAAGGTGCCAAGGCAGAGATCGTCTTCGCCGCCTCCGGCGTCACCGGGCATTGTGCCCAGACCGACACGGTGCTCGCCGCCGCCAAGGCGTCCGGGCTCAATATCCCGTCCGGCTGCACCTTCGGCGTCTGCGGCACCTGCCGGATCAAGAAGCTCTCCGGCGAGGTGCACATGGTGCATAACGGCGGCATCTCGGAAGACGATATCGAGGCCGGCTATATCCTTGCCTGCTGCTCAAACCCGATCGGCCGTATCGAGGTGGAAGTCTAG
- a CDS encoding aromatic ring-hydroxylating dioxygenase subunit alpha produces the protein MSARNYMLALLNQRRSGHSLAQPFYGDPDIFRLDMEQIWYREWLFAIPACELAKSGSYVTHKVGDYRVIIVRGADNVIRAFHNTCRHRGSVICKATKGNAPKLVCPYHQWTYELDGKLLWARDMGPDFDASQHGLKPVHCRELSGLVYICLADDAPDFDAYADLVQPYLAPHDLSNAKVAHESSIIENGNWKLVWENNRECYHCSGNHPSLCRTFPEDPTLFGVDGTSLQLQAHFERMEAQGFPSRFQMSDNMQYRVTRMPLLEGAESYTMDGKVAVSKFLGRIADKSAGALLKFHYPTTWNHFLADHSIVFRVTPIGPTQTEVTTKWLVNKNAVEDEDYDLKRLTEVWTATNDEDRRVVEDNQRGINSPAYEPGPYSRTQESGVISFVDWYCNAMGDRLRPTMLTAE, from the coding sequence ATGAGCGCGCGCAACTACATGCTGGCCTTGCTGAACCAGCGCCGAAGCGGCCACAGCCTGGCCCAGCCCTTCTACGGTGACCCTGATATCTTCCGGCTCGACATGGAGCAAATCTGGTATCGCGAGTGGCTGTTCGCGATACCGGCGTGCGAGCTGGCAAAATCCGGTAGTTATGTCACCCACAAGGTCGGCGATTATCGCGTCATCATCGTGCGCGGCGCTGACAATGTAATCCGTGCCTTCCACAATACCTGCCGGCACCGCGGATCGGTAATTTGCAAGGCCACCAAGGGCAATGCCCCGAAACTGGTCTGCCCCTATCACCAGTGGACCTACGAGCTCGACGGCAAGCTGCTCTGGGCGCGGGATATGGGGCCCGATTTCGACGCCTCGCAGCACGGTCTGAAGCCGGTGCATTGCCGCGAACTCTCCGGCCTCGTCTATATCTGTCTCGCCGACGATGCGCCCGACTTCGACGCCTATGCCGATCTCGTCCAGCCTTATCTCGCGCCGCATGATCTGAGCAACGCCAAGGTCGCCCACGAAAGCAGCATCATCGAGAACGGCAACTGGAAGCTGGTCTGGGAGAACAACCGCGAGTGCTATCACTGCAGCGGGAACCATCCGAGCCTGTGCCGCACCTTTCCGGAGGACCCAACGCTTTTCGGCGTCGACGGGACGTCACTGCAATTGCAGGCACATTTCGAGCGGATGGAGGCGCAAGGCTTTCCGTCCCGCTTCCAGATGTCGGACAACATGCAATACCGGGTGACCCGGATGCCCCTGCTTGAAGGCGCCGAAAGCTACACGATGGACGGCAAGGTCGCGGTCAGTAAATTCCTCGGCCGGATCGCTGACAAATCGGCTGGCGCTTTGCTGAAATTCCACTATCCGACAACCTGGAACCACTTCCTGGCCGATCATTCCATCGTCTTCCGGGTGACCCCGATCGGACCGACCCAAACCGAGGTCACCACGAAGTGGCTGGTCAACAAGAATGCGGTCGAGGACGAGGATTACGATCTGAAGCGCCTGACCGAAGTCTGGACCGCCACAAATGACGAAGACCGCCGTGTGGTCGAGGACAACCAGCGTGGCATCAATTCGCCAGCCTACGAGCCCGGCCCCTATTCCCGTACCCAGGAAAGCGGCGTGATTTCCTTCGTGGACTGGTACTGCAATGCGATGGGCGACCGCCTACGCCCAACCATGCTTACTGCGGAGTAA
- a CDS encoding (2Fe-2S)-binding protein codes for MAKMHVTTTINGEPTEFLCEPNETMLDVLRDNLGMTGSKEGCGSGDCGACSVTLDDRLVCSCLMLAVEAEGHEIKTIEGMSEGEALHPLQQKFLETAALQCGICTPGVLVAADALLKKNPNPSETEVRYWLAGNLCRCTGYDKIVRAVLETAADLRGAAE; via the coding sequence ATGGCCAAGATGCATGTAACCACCACCATCAATGGCGAGCCGACGGAATTCCTCTGCGAGCCAAATGAGACCATGCTGGACGTGCTCCGGGACAATCTTGGCATGACCGGCTCCAAGGAAGGCTGCGGCTCCGGCGATTGCGGCGCCTGCAGCGTCACCTTGGATGACCGGCTGGTTTGCTCCTGCCTGATGCTGGCAGTAGAGGCCGAAGGCCACGAGATCAAAACGATCGAGGGCATGTCCGAGGGCGAGGCGTTGCATCCTCTGCAGCAGAAGTTCCTCGAAACGGCCGCACTGCAATGCGGCATCTGCACCCCCGGCGTTCTGGTCGCGGCGGATGCCTTGCTGAAAAAGAACCCGAACCCGAGCGAGACCGAAGTGCGGTACTGGCTCGCAGGCAATCTCTGCCGCTGCACCGGCTACGACAAGATTGTACGCGCCGTTCTGGAAACCGCCGCGGACCTGCGCGGCGCGGCCGAGTAA
- a CDS encoding xanthine dehydrogenase family protein subunit M gives MTDIQYVAPSTLDEAIGAYAAAKGAARILAGGTDLLVQMRAGMVKPGLIVDIKKVAELTAIEKTPEGGFRIGAAVSGAVLEEHPTFGKVWPGVLEGLNLIGSTQVQGRASAGGNLCNGSPAADSIPGLVAAGAIATVQGPNGQRNIPVEQIPTGPGKTSLAPGEILVSFTLPPRPAHSSDAYLRMIPRTEMDIAVVGCAVSLTMDGDTCTAARVSLGAVAPTVLLVEDAAKALVLTKLNDAALDKAAAACSAACNPIDDKRGTIAYRTKVAGVLLKRTTAIAAERAKGG, from the coding sequence ATGACAGATATCCAATATGTAGCGCCGTCGACGCTGGATGAAGCGATCGGCGCTTATGCTGCGGCGAAAGGCGCTGCCCGCATTCTGGCCGGCGGTACCGACCTGCTGGTGCAGATGCGCGCGGGCATGGTCAAGCCCGGCCTGATCGTCGACATCAAGAAAGTCGCGGAGCTGACTGCGATCGAGAAGACGCCGGAGGGCGGTTTCCGGATCGGCGCCGCTGTTTCCGGCGCTGTTCTGGAAGAACATCCGACATTCGGCAAGGTCTGGCCCGGTGTGCTTGAAGGCCTCAACCTGATCGGCTCGACACAGGTTCAGGGCCGCGCTTCCGCCGGCGGAAACCTCTGCAACGGCTCGCCTGCCGCCGACAGCATTCCCGGCCTGGTCGCCGCCGGTGCCATTGCCACGGTTCAGGGCCCGAACGGACAGCGTAATATTCCGGTCGAGCAAATCCCGACTGGCCCCGGCAAAACCAGCCTCGCCCCCGGCGAAATTCTGGTCAGTTTCACATTGCCGCCTCGCCCCGCACATTCCAGCGACGCCTATCTGCGGATGATCCCGCGCACGGAAATGGATATCGCCGTCGTCGGCTGCGCCGTCAGCCTGACCATGGATGGCGATACCTGCACCGCTGCCCGTGTCAGCCTCGGCGCCGTCGCCCCGACCGTGTTACTGGTCGAGGATGCCGCCAAAGCCCTGGTCCTCACCAAGCTGAACGATGCCGCACTGGACAAGGCCGCCGCTGCCTGCAGCGCTGCCTGCAATCCGATCGACGACAAGCGCGGTACCATTGCCTATCGCACCAAAGTCGCGGGCGTGCTGTTGAAACGCACCACCGCCATCGCCGCCGAACGCGCCAAGGGAGGCTGA
- a CDS encoding thiamine pyrophosphate-requiring protein translates to MSGSRETMTAGGAIFTRLKALGIDYVFCNSGTDFPPIIEGLAEAKAKDIALPQALTIPHEHAAMSMAHGYYQLSGKCPAVMLHTNVGLSNGVTGAINAACAHVPMLLMSGRTPITEHSRFGARTVPIGWGQEMRDQAGMVRECCKWDFELRYPEQITELMDRAYAISNSTPKGPAYLSLPREVLCETIPADGLTADGAMAPARIMPEASSLQAAAKALANAEKPLIIAQRGAGDASSFAQFQQMVSDWAIPVCSYWAVELALPTDHDCHVGPNPSPWIEEADVILILDSLAPWQPDIHKPRSDATIINLGPDPIFSRFPVRNFRSSITLTGESADTIPALAAAVDAQPKNQARIHERRKQVAKASAATRADMVRIAEAGNSEPMSKQWVSHCLGKALEGRTSTVYSELGTMLGFLSRREVNSFFQEPHSGGLGWGLPAALGAQLADPDRLVVATMGDGSYMFSNPTVCHQIAEGLGLPVITLILNNHEWGAVRQSVVGLYPEGHAAKANEVPLTALTPSPDFRQTASASNAHVERVERGSELPAALERAITIATKQRRQVLLDIQIAAG, encoded by the coding sequence ATGTCAGGCTCGCGCGAAACCATGACCGCCGGCGGCGCAATCTTCACGCGCCTGAAGGCGCTCGGCATCGATTACGTGTTCTGCAATTCCGGCACGGACTTCCCCCCGATCATCGAAGGTCTCGCCGAAGCGAAGGCGAAAGACATCGCCCTGCCGCAGGCTCTGACGATCCCGCACGAGCACGCGGCCATGAGCATGGCCCACGGCTACTACCAGCTCTCCGGCAAATGCCCCGCCGTCATGCTGCACACCAATGTCGGCCTGTCGAACGGGGTGACCGGCGCCATCAACGCGGCCTGCGCCCATGTGCCGATGCTGCTGATGTCCGGACGCACACCGATCACCGAGCACAGCCGGTTCGGCGCCCGCACCGTGCCCATCGGCTGGGGCCAGGAAATGCGGGATCAGGCCGGCATGGTTAGGGAATGCTGCAAGTGGGACTTCGAGTTGCGCTATCCGGAGCAGATCACCGAACTGATGGACCGGGCTTATGCCATCTCGAATTCGACACCAAAAGGCCCCGCCTATCTCTCCCTGCCCCGGGAAGTCCTGTGCGAGACCATCCCCGCCGACGGTCTGACCGCCGACGGGGCGATGGCTCCTGCCCGGATCATGCCGGAAGCCTCCAGCCTGCAGGCGGCGGCCAAGGCTCTGGCCAATGCGGAGAAACCGCTGATCATTGCCCAACGCGGCGCCGGAGATGCGTCGAGTTTTGCGCAGTTCCAGCAGATGGTCTCAGACTGGGCTATCCCGGTCTGTTCCTACTGGGCCGTCGAGCTGGCGCTGCCGACGGATCATGACTGCCATGTTGGCCCTAACCCGTCGCCCTGGATCGAGGAGGCCGATGTCATCCTGATTCTGGACAGTCTCGCTCCCTGGCAGCCGGACATCCACAAGCCTCGCAGCGATGCCACCATCATTAATCTCGGCCCCGACCCGATCTTCTCCCGTTTCCCGGTGCGTAATTTCAGATCCTCCATAACACTCACCGGTGAGAGCGCGGACACCATCCCGGCACTCGCCGCCGCGGTTGATGCGCAACCGAAAAACCAGGCCCGTATCCACGAGCGCCGGAAGCAGGTCGCCAAAGCATCCGCAGCCACCCGGGCGGATATGGTGCGCATTGCGGAAGCCGGAAACAGTGAGCCGATGAGTAAGCAATGGGTCAGCCACTGCCTCGGCAAGGCACTCGAAGGCCGCACCTCCACCGTCTATTCCGAGCTCGGCACCATGCTCGGCTTCCTCAGTCGGCGCGAGGTGAACTCGTTCTTTCAGGAACCCCATTCGGGCGGTCTCGGCTGGGGCCTGCCCGCGGCCCTCGGCGCCCAGCTCGCCGACCCGGACCGGCTTGTGGTCGCCACCATGGGCGACGGCTCCTACATGTTCTCGAATCCGACGGTCTGCCATCAGATCGCCGAAGGCCTTGGCCTGCCTGTGATCACCCTGATCCTGAACAACCACGAATGGGGCGCCGTCCGGCAATCGGTCGTCGGTCTCTATCCGGAGGGCCATGCCGCGAAGGCGAACGAAGTTCCGCTCACCGCTTTGACTCCGAGCCCGGATTTCCGGCAGACGGCCAGCGCCAGCAATGCCCATGTCGAAAGGGTCGAGAGGGGAAGCGAGCTGCCCGCCGCTCTGGAACGCGCCATTACCATCGCCACCAAGCAGCGCCGGCAGGTTCTGCTCGATATCCAGATCGCAGCAGGCTGA
- the pcaG gene encoding protocatechuate 3,4-dioxygenase subunit alpha: MQSLNRLKESPSQTAGPYVHIGCVPNFCGIEGVYPEDLGTSMVNAQTRGERISVTGIVYDGTGTPLKDAMVEIWQADADGLYPSPEEHRGTADPNFTGWGRKAGDYTTGEWVFETVKPGAVPFPDGRMMAPHISLWIVARGINIGLQTRLYFEDEADANAKDPILTRLEHQNRVPTLIAKKTGNGAYRFDIYLQGENETVFFDF, encoded by the coding sequence ATGCAGTCTCTCAACCGTCTGAAAGAAAGCCCGAGCCAGACTGCGGGCCCCTACGTTCATATTGGCTGCGTGCCGAACTTTTGCGGCATCGAAGGCGTCTATCCGGAAGATCTCGGCACCTCCATGGTGAACGCACAGACCCGGGGCGAGCGAATCAGCGTGACCGGTATCGTCTATGACGGCACAGGCACGCCGCTGAAGGACGCCATGGTCGAGATCTGGCAGGCCGATGCGGATGGTCTTTATCCCAGCCCGGAGGAGCATCGCGGCACGGCCGATCCGAACTTCACCGGCTGGGGCCGCAAGGCCGGAGATTACACAACCGGTGAATGGGTCTTCGAGACCGTCAAGCCCGGCGCCGTGCCGTTCCCCGATGGCCGCATGATGGCACCGCATATCAGCCTGTGGATTGTCGCACGCGGCATCAATATCGGCCTGCAGACCCGGCTGTATTTCGAGGACGAGGCGGACGCCAACGCGAAAGACCCGATCCTGACACGACTGGAACACCAGAACCGGGTGCCCACCCTGATCGCAAAGAAGACCGGGAACGGCGCCTACCGGTTCGATATTTATCTGCAGGGCGAGAACGAAACCGTATTCTTCGACTTCTAG
- the pcaH gene encoding protocatechuate 3,4-dioxygenase subunit beta, producing MSLTNQRPAAGFFARDRGWQPEALTPQYKTSVARSPSRALLSMPQTLSEVTGPVFGHNVIGALDNDLILNFAKSGESAIGPRIIVYGRVLDESGRGVPNVMVEFWQANAGGRYRHAKEGYIAPLDPNFGGCGRAITGEDGSYEFRTVQPGPYPWPNRGNDWRPAHIHFSLFGQGFAQRLITQMYFEGDPMIWKCPIVDVVPHREGIESLIALLDMDSTVPMDARAYKFDMVLRGKRSTLFENKLEGN from the coding sequence ATGAGCCTGACCAATCAGAGGCCGGCCGCCGGCTTCTTCGCCCGAGACCGGGGATGGCAGCCCGAAGCACTGACACCGCAATACAAGACCTCGGTGGCACGCTCGCCGAGCCGGGCCCTGCTGTCCATGCCGCAGACCCTCAGCGAAGTCACCGGACCGGTCTTCGGCCACAACGTCATCGGCGCTCTGGATAACGACCTGATCCTGAATTTCGCAAAGTCGGGCGAGAGCGCCATCGGTCCGCGCATCATCGTCTATGGCCGCGTACTGGACGAGAGCGGACGTGGCGTGCCGAACGTGATGGTGGAGTTCTGGCAGGCAAATGCCGGCGGCCGATATCGGCATGCGAAGGAAGGCTATATCGCCCCACTGGACCCGAATTTCGGCGGTTGCGGGCGCGCCATCACCGGCGAGGACGGTTCGTACGAGTTCCGCACCGTGCAGCCAGGCCCCTATCCCTGGCCAAACCGGGGCAACGACTGGCGCCCGGCCCATATCCATTTCTCACTGTTCGGACAGGGCTTCGCCCAGCGACTGATCACGCAGATGTATTTCGAGGGCGATCCGATGATCTGGAAATGCCCGATCGTCGATGTCGTGCCACACCGCGAGGGCATCGAGAGCCTGATCGCGCTTCTGGACATGGACAGCACGGTGCCGATGGATGCCCGTGCCTACAAATTCGACATGGTGCTGCGCGGCAAGCGCTCGACCCTGTTCGAGAACAAGCTGGAGGGGAACTGA
- the pcaC gene encoding 4-carboxymuconolactone decarboxylase, with amino-acid sequence MSERFDNGMKIRRSVLGDAHVDRAEAAKTAFDEPFQSFITEGAWGTVWASDKLTKRERSMITLALLAALGQWDEVAMHVRATANTGATPDDLREAMMHVAVYAGVPAANHALKIIKKTYGEMGVEI; translated from the coding sequence ATGAGTGAACGCTTTGACAATGGCATGAAGATCCGCCGCTCGGTACTGGGCGATGCCCATGTGGATCGGGCGGAAGCGGCGAAGACGGCATTCGACGAGCCGTTCCAAAGCTTCATCACCGAAGGCGCCTGGGGCACCGTCTGGGCCAGCGACAAGCTGACAAAGCGCGAGCGCTCCATGATCACCCTCGCCCTGCTGGCCGCGCTCGGCCAGTGGGACGAAGTCGCCATGCATGTCCGCGCCACGGCGAATACCGGGGCCACTCCCGACGATCTTAGGGAAGCCATGATGCATGTCGCCGTCTATGCCGGAGTTCCGGCCGCGAACCACGCACTGAAAATCATCAAGAAGACTTATGGAGAGATGGGAGTGGAGATATGA
- a CDS encoding GntR family transcriptional regulator produces the protein MMESESQERVQSQSERALAGIRELLFSGVFAPGARLSEPAIAERLQLSRTPVRAALARLEQEGAVDAIPSGGFSVRKFATEDILDAIELRGVLEGTAARLAAERGISPAQSEVFGTLLSEIDALLQVPGEDLDHAAYTACNAAFHDLLKESCGSSVIAREVDRLTGLPFASPNALLMVQRDLPEFHGSLVQAQSQHREIVNAIEMREGSRAEALAREHARLARRNLEVAMNDDRIKARYPALTLVTA, from the coding sequence ATGATGGAGAGCGAAAGTCAGGAACGGGTTCAGAGCCAATCGGAACGGGCGCTGGCGGGTATCCGCGAGCTTCTGTTTTCCGGGGTGTTCGCGCCCGGTGCCCGGCTAAGCGAACCGGCCATTGCCGAGCGGCTGCAACTCTCTCGCACACCAGTCCGTGCAGCCCTGGCCCGGCTTGAGCAGGAAGGCGCCGTCGACGCCATTCCCTCCGGGGGCTTTTCTGTACGCAAATTCGCGACTGAAGACATTCTCGACGCTATCGAGCTGCGTGGCGTCCTTGAAGGCACCGCTGCCCGGTTGGCCGCTGAGCGGGGCATCTCACCGGCCCAGTCCGAGGTATTCGGCACGCTGCTGTCGGAGATTGATGCGCTGCTTCAGGTTCCAGGGGAAGATCTCGACCATGCGGCTTATACCGCCTGCAATGCGGCCTTCCACGACCTGTTGAAAGAGAGCTGCGGCAGTTCCGTTATCGCACGGGAAGTCGACCGGCTGACCGGGCTGCCTTTTGCCAGTCCGAACGCGCTGCTCATGGTGCAACGGGACCTACCAGAGTTTCATGGCTCGCTGGTTCAGGCCCAATCGCAGCATCGGGAGATCGTGAACGCCATCGAGATGCGCGAAGGCAGCCGGGCCGAAGCCCTCGCCCGCGAGCATGCCCGCCTCGCCCGGCGCAATCTCGAAGTCGCCATGAACGATGACAGGATCAAGGCCCGTTATCCCGCCCTCACCCTGGTGACGGCCTGA
- a CDS encoding PAS domain-containing protein codes for MVSLLVRGIEDLNGADLAVRDFYNYWSGLIGSDGALPAREQIDPLEIWPHIGKVIIAELYRDGVFDPWYRLVGGEVSDLAGRSLKNRLFRDVYSKEQAEEFGALYHEIMQDKLPRYDVSSNKLPNREFVKIARLMVPFASDGRNVDVIVGIVVAAEDRRARPRRSF; via the coding sequence ATGGTTTCTTTGCTTGTCAGAGGAATAGAAGATCTGAATGGCGCCGATCTGGCTGTACGCGACTTCTATAATTATTGGTCGGGACTCATTGGCAGTGACGGCGCGCTCCCGGCACGAGAACAGATCGACCCACTCGAGATCTGGCCGCATATCGGCAAAGTGATTATCGCGGAGCTTTATCGGGACGGTGTCTTCGATCCCTGGTACCGCCTCGTCGGCGGCGAAGTTTCGGATCTCGCCGGCCGCAGTCTGAAAAACCGTTTGTTCCGGGATGTGTATTCCAAAGAACAAGCCGAGGAGTTCGGGGCGCTTTACCACGAGATCATGCAGGACAAGCTGCCGCGCTACGATGTATCGAGCAACAAGCTTCCGAACCGGGAGTTCGTGAAGATTGCCCGGCTTATGGTTCCATTCGCAAGTGATGGCCGGAACGTCGACGTTATCGTCGGCATCGTCGTCGCGGCAGAGGACCGCCGTGCTCGCCCCCGAAGGTCATTCTAG
- a CDS encoding adenylate/guanylate cyclase domain-containing protein, with protein MSFSTKKMRLRPVILTLFIILTLPVFLTIVAVNYVSNQEAAHVHAEKLLYRFNNEAIDNIEQLFEPIKSLIRSASALGGEVPEFYEGNGSISYLHSILQHSDVIISAYVGLEDGSFRQARQIDPEVKVQGKLPPTGTRYADRWIERKPGEVPVDHYIFLDADRSEIGRSEKGTSYDPRARLWYETALASGGMSVSDVDVFAVLDLVGFTVGAPFYGADGNVRGVAAADITLDGMSDYLAESKISPGTISFILDHQGGVIANSRQEKTYGSRSGRPELMHVTSLDDDLSAIAFSLRPRDRQGMYTIEHQGREYVASLTTFPASFGKAWQLLVVTPLSDFTGTLEERNRQLFIFGLIAILVQIIIIYFLSGVISAPLERLAVKVTKIKDLDVESPLALQTPIREVALLGRAIDTLDTTVKSFASFVPVDLVRQLLDTDQKLALGGYNKFLTVFFSDIEGFSTLSESTPSKQLLQRVSTYLETVTRATKQESGTIDKFIGDGVMAFWGAPNRLDDHAMHACFAALRIQHEMARLNADWTAQGMLPLNIRIGIHSDAVLVGNIGSSDRMNYTVMGDGVNIAARLEGINKDYGTRICISHTVFKEAGDRLCVRPIDEVAVKGRRGKVPIYELVGAYDLEPAFEPDEQLVRLCRMTRDAYEALVAEELDLALARYKAILTDYPDDTVAAEMARRLALRLAKDATPTEISD; from the coding sequence ATGAGTTTCTCAACAAAAAAAATGCGCCTTCGTCCGGTCATTTTGACGTTGTTCATCATCCTGACGCTGCCGGTGTTCCTGACCATTGTGGCAGTGAACTACGTTTCGAATCAGGAAGCGGCGCATGTCCATGCGGAGAAGCTGCTTTACCGGTTCAATAACGAGGCGATCGATAATATCGAACAATTGTTCGAGCCGATTAAGTCCCTGATCCGCAGCGCTTCCGCCCTCGGCGGGGAGGTGCCGGAGTTTTACGAAGGCAACGGCTCGATCTCTTATCTGCACAGCATTCTCCAGCACAGCGATGTCATCATCAGTGCCTATGTCGGGCTTGAAGATGGCTCGTTCCGGCAAGCGCGGCAGATCGACCCAGAGGTCAAGGTGCAGGGCAAGCTGCCGCCGACGGGGACGCGCTACGCCGACCGTTGGATCGAGCGCAAGCCCGGTGAAGTGCCTGTCGATCACTATATTTTCCTGGATGCGGACCGCAGTGAAATCGGCCGTTCCGAAAAAGGCACCTCCTACGATCCACGTGCCCGGCTCTGGTACGAAACGGCCCTGGCATCCGGCGGCATGTCCGTCAGCGATGTCGATGTGTTTGCCGTGCTGGACCTGGTCGGCTTCACCGTCGGTGCGCCCTTCTACGGGGCGGACGGAAATGTGCGCGGTGTTGCGGCTGCGGACATCACCCTGGACGGGATGTCGGACTATCTGGCCGAGAGCAAGATCAGCCCGGGGACCATCTCGTTCATCCTCGACCATCAGGGCGGAGTGATTGCCAATTCACGCCAGGAAAAAACCTATGGCAGCCGGAGCGGCCGCCCCGAGCTCATGCATGTGACGTCGCTCGACGACGATCTGTCGGCAATCGCCTTCAGCCTGCGGCCACGTGACCGTCAGGGGATGTATACGATTGAGCATCAGGGCCGGGAATATGTCGCCAGCCTGACAACATTTCCGGCGTCGTTCGGGAAGGCGTGGCAGCTACTCGTTGTAACCCCTCTCTCGGATTTCACCGGCACGCTGGAGGAACGGAACAGGCAGCTTTTCATATTCGGCCTGATCGCCATCCTCGTGCAGATCATCATTATCTATTTCCTTTCCGGCGTGATCTCGGCCCCGCTCGAGAGGCTGGCGGTCAAGGTGACGAAGATCAAGGACCTGGACGTCGAGAGCCCACTGGCACTGCAGACCCCGATCCGGGAGGTCGCCTTGCTCGGGCGTGCGATCGACACGCTCGATACGACGGTCAAATCATTCGCGTCCTTCGTACCGGTCGATCTGGTGCGCCAACTTCTCGACACGGACCAGAAGCTCGCGCTCGGCGGTTACAACAAGTTCCTCACCGTGTTCTTCTCCGATATCGAGGGGTTCTCGACCCTTTCGGAATCCACGCCGTCGAAACAGCTCCTGCAGCGGGTCTCGACCTATCTCGAGACCGTAACCCGAGCGACCAAGCAGGAAAGCGGCACCATCGACAAGTTCATTGGCGATGGAGTGATGGCGTTCTGGGGCGCACCGAACAGGCTGGACGATCACGCCATGCACGCCTGTTTCGCGGCTCTCAGGATCCAGCATGAGATGGCGCGGCTGAATGCAGACTGGACAGCGCAGGGCATGCTGCCGCTGAACATCCGCATCGGCATTCACAGCGATGCGGTTCTGGTCGGCAATATCGGGTCCTCGGACCGGATGAACTACACGGTCATGGGGGACGGCGTGAACATTGCCGCCCGTCTTGAGGGCATCAACAAGGATTACGGAACGCGGATCTGTATCAGCCATACAGTGTTCAAGGAGGCCGGTGACCGGCTCTGTGTCCGGCCAATCGACGAGGTCGCGGTCAAGGGTCGGCGAGGCAAGGTGCCGATCTATGAGCTGGTCGGTGCCTACGATCTGGAACCCGCCTTCGAGCCCGATGAACAGCTTGTCCGGCTGTGTCGTATGACACGCGATGCATACGAGGCTCTGGTCGCCGAGGAACTGGATCTTGCGCTGGCACGCTACAAGGCGATCCTGACCGACTATCCGGATGATACCGTGGCTGCGGAAATGGCGCGCCGGCTCGCTTTGAGATTGGCGAAAGACGCAACACCCACAGAAATTTCAGATTGA